The DNA window CTGCAACGGGCTGGTGGGGTCAGAGCCATTTTCTCCACGACTGGCAGGATCCCCAAGGTATTGCTTTTTTCTTTTTTCAAATTATGTTTTGTGGGACTGCGACTACGATTGTCTCTGGGGCGATCGCCGAACGTACAAGATTTACAGCCTATTTGGCGATCGCCATGATGATTTCTTGTCTGGTCTATCCCGCCTTCGGACATTGGGCTTGGAATGGTTTAGATAGCCCTGCACTGCAAGGCTGGTTGGGTAAACTCGGATTTATTGATTTTGCCGGATCAACGGTCGTCCATAGCATTGGGGCATGGGTTGCCCTCGCCACTTTAATGCACCTTGGTAGCCGTACCGGTCGGTATGAAGGTGGCAGATCTCGCAAAATTCACGGCTCAAATTTGATTATTTCGGTATTGGGAGCCATGTTGCTGTGGTTTGGCTGGTTTGGCTTTAATGCAGGCAGCACATTGGCGTTTAATGACCAAGTTCCCATTATTTTGCTCAATACCTTGATGGCTGGTGTTGCCGGACTGATAAGTGCTGGCGGTATTCGAGCTATTCAAACACAAAATATCGAAGTTGAGGCGCTAATCAATGGCTGTTTAGCTGGTTTGGTAGCGGTGACTGCTTGTTGCCATATCATTAGTACGCCCATGTCTGTGGTCGTCGGTGCCACGGGGGGAGCTGTGATGCTCCTTGGCGAATATTGGTTAGATTGTTGGGAAATTGATGATGCGATCGCCGCCATTCCAGTCCATGGTTTTGCCGGAGCTTGGGGAACAGTGGGTGTTGCCCTCTTCGGCCAACCCGAACGATTACCCCTTGATCGCCTACTACAGTTATGGATTCAAGTCTCTGGGGTGGCGATCGCCTTCGTGTGGTCCTTTGGCGTGAGCTATCTGCTGATTTGGTTATGGCGGCAGTTTTTTCCCCTACGCGTCTCCGTCGAAGCAGAACATCTCGGCCTCAATATCACAGAGCACCATGCCCACACAGATATTTACGAACTCATGCAAGTGATGGATCAACAGGCTCAAACAAAAGATCTAAGTTTGCGTGCCCCCGTTGAACCCTTCACCCAAGTAGGTGTCATTGCAGAGCGCTATAACCGGGTAATGGATCGCCTACAGGTCGCTTTAGAACACAGCGAAACCCTCGCTGCAGAATTAGAATTTAAAGTCATTGAGCGTACCCATGCCCTCACCGCCACAAACAATAGCCTAGAAGCAGAGATACGAGAACATCAAAAAACCGAAGATGCCCTACGGCAATCCCAAGCGGAACTTCAAGAATTTGCCGATACCCTCACCCTCACCCTCCAAGAACTACAGCAAACCCAAACGCAACTGATTCAGTCAGAGAAAATGTCTTCCCTTGGGGAAATGGTGGCGGGGGTCGCCCACGAAATTAACAACCCCATTAATTATGTTTATGGCAATTTAAAATATCTAGATGAATATACCGCGAGCTTAATTGAGCTAATTCATCTTTATCAAGAACATCTTTCACCGACACCAGATGAAATTAGCGATCGCCTTGAAGATTTAGAACTGGACTTTATCGTCGAAGATCTTCCCAGTATTCTCAAATCAATGCACCACGGTAGCGAACGTATTCAGAACCTCGTGGTTTCCCTGCGCAACTTCTCCCGTTTAGACGAAGCCCCCCAAAAGCAGGTGGACATCCATGAAGGCATAGCAAGCACTTTACTTCTCCTCAAACGCCGAATTGAACGTTTTCCCAGTCAACAACCCATGAAAGTCATCACGGATTTTGATGATTTGCCCCCCATCGAATGTCATCCGAGCCAGCTCAACCAGGTTTTTATGAATCTCCTCTCCAATGGGATGGATATGCTAGATGAAATTTATGAAGCCAATCCCCGCCGCCCCGGTACTATCTGGATAACAACTCGCCACATAGAAGCACAACAGATGGTGCGGGTCACGATCGCCGACGATGGTAAGGGCGTACCAAGCAAGATTCGCACAAAACTATTTGATCCATTTTTTACCACAAAACCCGTCGGGAAAGGCACAGGTTTAGGTCTTTCCATTTGCTATCAAATCATTGTGGAAAAACATAACGGTAAGATTTGGTGTGAACCTAATTTTCCTGAAGGTGCCAAGTTTGTCTGTGAATTCCCCATCTCGCCCTAAACCCTTTTGGCGATCGCTCTGGCAATTTTCCCGTCCCCACACCATCATCGGCACAAGTTTAAGTGTCTGGGCTTTGGCTTTTCTTGCCAACTCACCGGAGCAATTGTTTGGTCTCTACGGCTGGTTTGTACTGACGGCATGGATTGCTTGTCTCGGCGGCAATGTTTTTATTGTGGGTTTAAATCAGCTCACTGACATTGACATCGACAAAATTAATAAACCCCACTTGCCGGTTGCCGCTGGGGAATTTTCGGCAAAAACCGGCTGGCTGATTGTGCTCCTCTCTGGGGCGATCGCCTTACTTTTAAGTATTTTTAGTGGGCTATGGCTGACGGTAACGGTGGTGAGTAGTCTTGCCATTGGCACGATGTATTCTTTGCCGCCGGTGCGCCTGAAACGGTTTCCCCTCCTCGCGGCGATGTGCATTTTTACCGTGCGGGGCGTTGTGGTAAATCTCGGATTATTTGCCCATTTTCGCGATATCTCCAGTCAATCCGTCGTGATTACTCCGACTGTTTGGTTATTAACTGCGTTCATTATTGTGTTTACGGTGGCGATCGCCATTTTTAAAGATGTACCGGATATGGAGGGCGATCAACAATACCGCATTAAAACCTTTACGCTGCTCCTCGGAAAGCGCAAAATTTTTAACCTATCCCTCGGCATTATCGGCGCTTGTTACCTTGGGATGATTGCTGGTGTCTGGCTCTTGGCAACCAGCCTCAATCCTTTGGTCTTTACCATTGCCCATATGGCACTGGCGATCGCCCTTATCTACCGCAGCCAGAGGGTAAACCTCGCCCAAAAACAAGAAATCGCCGCCTTTTACCAATTTATTTGGAAGCTATTTTTCTTGGAATATATTTTATTTATCGTTGTCAATTTACTGCCTTAGGGTGAGTTGGGGTTAAGCCCCTAGGGAAAAATCATTAGAGAAAAGGAGACTGACAAGATTACAGAACAGGGTGAAACGCCTATTTTTTAATCGCAATCCCTGTTTTATATCAAATCTCCGTGTCACCAATCCCCCTATTTCCATCGACAGGCCAAGCTTTACTAATCCCGAACCTAGTTGCCTTCAGTCCAAATCCAACAATTTTTGTCGAGGACTTCTATAATCGTTAATCCGTTAATAAATCCACCAAACCTTTGAGGATATATGCAACAGTTGTCGGTTGTCGTCGTCCATGGCAGTTATAGCGAGGTTTATCGCCAAGAATTTAATCTACTCCTAGAACGGGTCAGTGCCAGGGTTGCCCATCCAGTTTGTGGTGTCTACCTCGAATGTACAGACAGACCCATGGTGACGGCGATCACCCAATATCTTGAGACATACCCTGACAAATCAGACATCCACCTGCAAATATTGCCATTATTTCTTTTGCCCGGCGTTCATGTGCGCGAAGATATCCCTGGGGCGATCGCCCAACTTCGTCAACAATTTCCAAAAATCACAATACAGACCCTGCCATACCTTGGCAAAGACGGCTTACTTGCCCCTTTTCTCGAACGCCAATTTGAGAAGCACCCCGACGCAAAACGTGTTCTCCTTGCCCACGGGAGCCGCCGCACTGGCGCGAATCCCCAAATTGAGACCCTAGCGGCATCCCTCAATGCAAATACCGCCTACTGGGCGACAGAGCCAGCCCTCCAAGAAACCATCGCCCTACTCACCAAGGAAGATCTTAATATCGTTTATGTTGTGCCCTATTTTCTCTTTTCTGGCAAAATACCCGCCGCGATCGCCGCACAAGTGCACGAATTACAACAATCCTATTCACGACTGCAATTTTATTTGGGGCAGCCATTTGGTACACAACCTGACTGCGCTGTGGCGATCGCCGCATTATTAAACAAAAAAAACAAGTCAACAAAAAAAAACAAGCCCAACAATCTAATATCTCGATGAAACAAAATATCCCCAGAGGCTCAGAGGTTTCAGTCTGTTACGTGACTCACCGACAACTCGCCCCTCACTCCTCCCCAGGGAAAATATGACTCATTTTCGTGCCATACACTCCATCCACCGAGCCATTAAACAAGCGCAGCTCCGTTAAAGCCTCTTATCAAGCTCGCACCTCTTCATTGCGATTATCCTTTCGTCATACTTCAGGCTCTAGCTTGTAAATGGCGGCGATCGCCTGCCGAGAAATAACAGCAGTGGCATTGATCATTAGATTTAAAACTCTTGCGCAAAACAGACATTGCTGACAACTTAAAATGTGACGATTCTCAGAACCCATGGAGTGATAGCATCATCGCTCCCCCATGAAGATTATCAGGCGATCGCCAAACCCAACGTCAGTTATGGATAAGCATGTAGCCAAAACCCTCTAGAGAAAAAAAGACATAGAGAGGGAAAAACACAGGGAAGCAACGAAAATTTGCATTTTTTGAAAGCTAGGATTATTTGCATAGAAACACCTCCCGATCTCTCGCTCTCTCCTTCACCACGTCGTACTTCCGAGCATCCTTCAACAAAACTCACATTAACCCACGTCACATTCTCAAAAAATCAACATCACACCATAAAAATGGTAGCAACCCATACAAAAAAATCAATCAAATGTAGCCTTAACGACAAAAAAACAGCAAACCGCAACTTTCCTTAAAGTATTGCTCTTCTTTACAGATTGCCAAGAACAATTCCACTGAATGGCATGATGATGATGGTTTTTAGGAAAATTTCGCCTAAACCATTTCAGCGCAAGACAATCATAAGGATATATACCTAGAACAGCGACAAAATCTTGCCTGTAGCACTGCCTTCGCAGTTAAATAAGTGGAGACAGATTTATTAAGCTATTGCTGTACCGAGGAAAAACATGAATAAAATTCTGGGGATCGACCCACTTAAAAAATTTATTTTTGGCGTTGCTGCATTTGTAATGCTATTTTGGCAGCTCAATACCACTGTGGCTAACGCAACTGAATTGCGTGAAGCAGACCGTACCGTAAACCTCAGTGAAACTGAAACCGTTGTTCTGAGCGACCAACAAATTGCCAAGGGCTTACGAGTCTTTATTGATACCTGTAGTCAGTGCCACAACACTGGCCGTACGAAAAGTAATCCCAACGTTACTTTAGGTCTAGATGACCTAAAAGGCGCAGATCCCCGCCGCGACAATATCCTTGCGATGGTGGACTACCTGAAGAACCCGACTTCCTATGACGGTGAGTATGATCTTCTCCAACTCCACCCCAACACTACCCGCGCTGACATCTGGAGCTCCATGAGAAACTACAACGAAGAAGATCTTCAAAATGTTTCTGGTTATGTTCTTGTGCAGGCTCAGGTTCTTGGCGAAGGCTGGGGCGGTGGTAAGCTCTTTAACTAATAGTCTGTTTTACTTTTGAAGTTTTATTTTTGAAATCTATCTATAAAATTTCCGAAATAAATACCCTAAGGCAACCAAAGTTGGTTGTCTTTTTTGTTGGTGATTTATATAGTGCGGAGATATCAAGTCTTTAACCTGAGTTCGGTTTAAGAAAGGTTCGGCATGACAATGCGGCGAAGGGGAGAGTAAGTGAGGGGGGATTTTTTATGCCAACAAACAACCACAGGTATTAAAAAATTTGAATGTCGATTGATTCTCCGTTTCTCCCTCTGCTTGTGTCTTCCGTTTCTCGGAGGCATTCAGGCTAGTACTTAACCCGAACTGACGTTATTTAATGTGAGTTTTGCTTAAGCATGCTCGGAAGTACGACGCGGTGAAGGAGAGAGCGAGAGATCGGGAGATGTTTCTATGCAAATAATCCTAGCTTTCAAAAAATGCAAATTGTCGTTGCTTCCTCTCCATGTCTTTTTTTCTCTAGAGAATTTTGGCTACATGCTTATCCATAACTGACGTTATTTACTTCTTCCCTATGGTGGCGATCGCCCCAAACAAGACCAAATCTGAAATTTAACCGACGGCGATAAGTTTTAGAAAAGCCCCATGACCCATATTGTTGGGAACATCTGAGTGACCTCCCGACATAAGACAAAAATCAAAATACTGTAGGGGTTGTTCGCGAATAACTCACCATAGGGATCGGAAGTTTATTTTTTCTGCTGGCTATTTTTCTTCTTATTTTTATCTTCCCAACGCCACAAAAAAATCATGAGACCCACGACACCCGCCTGCACCCCAAAATTTGGAATTGCATTCGCGAGATCGCGACCAGCCGCAATCTGACCAATAAAGACCAAACCACCGACAAAACCAGAAATGCCAAAGCAAATATAAACAAATTGCCGCAGAGTACGGTAGGGATTTTGGGCTTCGATGCGTAGACGTTCGAGTTTTTCTGGTGTGAATTTCTGAGACATAATTGCTTTTTGTAAAAATTAAATGATTAAAAACAATAAAAACCCCCACTCTAAGATCTCTAGAATGAGGGTAAGAGGCGATCGCCGAGCCTAGCGCATAAGATTTTGGAAGAAGGCCAAATTCACAGTGTCACGCACAATGAGGAAGACCCCAAGCCCAAGGAGCAAGACCAAACCTGTCTGCATAATATTTTCTTGGATACGCATCGGTAGCGGTCTGCCACGCAGGCCTTCCACCAATAAAAAGGCAAGTTGACCGCCATCCAAAGCAGGCAAGGGCAAAATATTGATAATGGCTAAATTAATACTGATCAAGGAGCCAAACTGAAATAGGTTGCTGAGATCATCCTTCGCTAAATCTGCGCCCACCGCCACGATCGCCACAGGCCCCGCAACTTGCTGAGCTGTTTCGCCGAAGTTCGAAATGAGTTGGGCAAAGCCCTGAACCGTTAAACCGATGAGCCGCTGAAACTCTCTAGAACCTGCTTGAAGCGCTGCAACTGGGTTCTCGGCACGGCGACGGACGATTTCTCCGTTGGGCGCAAGCATCACCCCAATTTTTCCTTTACCGTCATTACCAGCATCGGGGGTAACCTCCACAGAGACGGTTTCGCTATCTCGTAAAATTTGCAAAGTTAGCGATTTGCCGGGAGCATCTTGAATCAAATCCCGTAATTCTTCAAGGGCATCTTGTCCAGTGGAAAGAGGGGTGTTATTGACAGAAAGGACGACATCTTCGCTTTGGATGCCAGCCTGTGCCGCAGGGGATGCGACGGCGGTTAAAACATCAGGAATACGAACACCGGGTTGATAGTCAATGTCTTGGAAACCAACGGTTCCGGCTTGGGTGACAAGCAAAAAATACGCAAAAATCAGATTGGCAATGACCCCAGCACTGATCACGATCGCCCGGTCAAAGATCGGACGGTTGCGCAGTAGATCAGGATCTTCAGGGGGAATGTCGCTGTCGGGGTCGTCATCGGGGAAACCGACATAACCGCCTAGGGGAAAGGCGCGGATGGCATATTCTGTTTCTTTGCCTTGATATTTCAGCAGGGTCGGACCAAAGCCAATGGAGAAACGGTTGACATGAATATTCTGGAGTCTAGCCGCTGAGAAATGCCCCAATTCATGGATCACGATGAGGAGTGCTAATACTGCGATCGCCGCCAATACGGACATAATGCTTCTTTCTTTTGTCTAAATAAAATTCTTTGTATCTAGATTATTGTAGGCGATCGCTCCAGTGGAGGTGACAAAGCATGGCTGTTTTATGCTTAGGGGAAGCAGTAAAACGAGAAGAAAATGTTAAGGTTAGTGACAATTTCCTCGGACAATTCCCCTTCAAAAGGCTCCGATGGGAGCGGATGTTTTTCCCATGCTGCAATTTTTTAAATCCTTCGTCGGTATTGGCTTCGTGGCCAGTTTGTCGGTACTGACCGTCGGCTGCGGCCTTGAACAAGAAGGTGTCGCCCAACCATTCCGTCCTGAACAGGAGACAGAAGAACAACCGCCGTTAGTGGATGTGGCGATCGCCGCTGCAACCAATGCTGAAGCGACAGAAACCTATACTGGGACAACTTTACCGCTGAAAACGGTAACGGTACGCTCCCGTCTCGAAGGGCAGTTACTGGCCCTCAACGTAGACGTGGGTGATGGGGTAGAACAGGGCAGGCTACTCGGTATTATCGAACCGGACTTGCTGCAAACCGAGGTCAATGAAGCCGCCGCAGAACTGGCAGCGAGACAGTTTGAGGTGCGCGAAGCAGAATCAGAACTCGCCGAAATCACCGCCCAAATCGCCCAAAATAAGGCCGCTTTAAAGCAGGCAACGGCTGATGCCAAACGTTTTCAGGAGTTAGCGACAACGGGGGCGATCGCCGCGCAACAGGCAGAATTGGCAGCAACAGCGCAAGAAACAGCCTCCCAAATTTTACGGTCTAGTCAGGCGCAACTGGCCACAAAAAAACAGGCGATCGCCGCCGCCCAAAAACGAGTAGTCGCCCAGCAGGCAATTTTGGCGCAGAACCAAGAACGTTTTACCCGCACCCAGATTTTTTCGCCGCAAACAGGGGTGATTTTCTCCAAGACAGCCGAAGCCGGAGATACGATTCCATCGGGTCAAACCCTAGTAGAAATCGGTGATTTGAGCGCTGTTAAAGTTGAAATAAAAATTTCCGACCGTGATCTGCGTGAATTTAGTCTTGGCAAATTGGTTTCAGTACAGCTTGACGCTTTTCCCGGTGAAACTTTTTCAGGAGAAGTGACGCAAATTTCTCCCATTGCAGACCCCGAAGCTCGCCTAATTCCCGTTGAGGTGACGATCCCGAACCCTGCCGGAAAAATTGCAGCGGGTTTATTGGCGCGGGTGAGTAAGCAAAGTGCTTTAACGCCAACAGTAACTATTCCAGTAGAAGCGTTAGAGGTGGGAGAAACTAGCGGCGACGTGATTTTTGTGCCGGTCACTATCGGTGAAGAAACGACGGTGCAAACCCGTCCGGTGCAGCTCGGCGAAATCGATAACGGTATGGTGGAAATTTTGTCTGGTTTGAACCCGAACGAAAAATATATCCTCAAAGGCGATCGCCCCCTAGTCACGGGTGAAACCGTTACCCTAAGCCTCCTATCTGAACCATAACTATTTGCATCCTTAACTAATCCCCCCAAAATTATGGCTACTCCCCCAAAGGTCAGTCTTACTACCCTTGCCATTCGGCGGCATATCGGCACACTCATGTTGGCGATCGCCTTGATTGTGGTGGGTTTTTATTCGCTGTTTCAGATTCCGGTGGATTTACTTCCAGCCATTAGTTATCCACGCATCGGAGTGCGGGCAGATGCCCCCGGTGTCGTGCCGGAGGTGGCGGTCAATGAAATTACGCGACCTTTGGAAGAAGCCCTCGCTGCGACGGAAGGGGTCACGCAAATTTTTTCCCAAACCCGGGAAGGACGCATCAGTATTGATCTCTTTTTTGATGCGGGAGCCGATGTTGATCAAGCCTTAAACGATGCCACCGCCACCTTAAACCGGGCTCGAAGTTCGCTCCCCGACACCATTGAACAGCCCCGCCTTTTTCGGTTTGATCCATCCCAGTTGCCCATTTATGAAATGGCCTTAACCTCCAGTATTTTGCAGCCTGTGGATCTGCGGATTTTTGCGGATGAGGAATTAGCAAGAGAATTAATTCGTGTGCCCGGTGTTGCCAATGTAGATGTGTCCGGCGGCGTGGAAGAAGAAGTTCAGGTGAATCTCGATCTCAAACGGTTGCAGGCTTTGGGCTTAGATATTGCCGATGTTTTAAATGCTTTAGGCGATCGCAATACAGATACTTCTGGCGGATTATTGCGGGGCGGTGAATCGGAAGCCCTGACACGGGTGATTGGTAAATTTTCCGATGCCGATGAAATTCGTAATTTGCCGATCCAAGTCGGCTCCAACGATAATCCTCAAACCATTACGCTCCAAGACGTTGCGGATATTAACGATGGCATTGCCGAACAACGGTTAACCGTGACCCTCAATGGTCAACCTGCCGTGAAAGTGACGGTGCAAAAACAGCCTGATGCCAACACCATCCAAGTTATTGACGGCGTGAAAGCGAAGCTGGAAGAGCTACGAGAATCTGGTTTGCTCACCGATGATTTGGAGATGACCGCTACCCTCGACGAATCTCGTTTCATTCGCAACTCTATTCAAAATGTCGCGATCGCCGGATTATCTGGTGCTACCCTCGCGGCGATCGCCGTCTTCTTTTTCCTCGGTTCTCTGCGCCAAACGTTGATTATTGTCTTAGCAATTCCCTTGGCAACTCTAACCGCGATTATCTTGATGCGACTCTTTAATTTGTCGCTAAATGTCTTTAGTTTGGGTGGCTTGGCGTTAGGGGTGGGCATCGTCGTGGATAACTCCATTGTGATGCTCGAAAATATTGCCAAAGGCGTGAGCCCCACTCAGGAACGTAACGGCTCACGGGGAAAGTTACGGCGCAATGTTGAACGCAGTAGCCAAGAACTGGAATCGGCTCTCCTCGCTTCCACCACCACAAACCTCGTTTCAGTTTTACCTTTTTTGTTGGTGGGCGGATTTCTCGCGCTAATTTTTAGCGAACTGATTTTGACCATCAGTTTTGCCGTAGCCGCCTCCCTGATTATTGCGTTGACCATTGTGCCGTCCCTTTCCGCGCGATTACTGACGATGCGCACCTCCAGTAATTTAAAAAATACGCCGCCCATTCGTTTATTTGGGCAAGGCTTAGAGAAGCTAACGGCAAATTACAGCAAACTTTTGCATTGGGTGGTTGATCGCAAAATTTTTGTCATTGTCGGGGCGATCGCCATCTTTGGCGGTAGTAGCTTTTTCATGGTGGGGCAATTACCGCAGGAAATTTTACCAAGCATTAATACCGGCTTAGCTGGATTATTTGTCCGTTTTCCCGTGGGCACAACCGTCGAAGAAAATCGTAAAGTGATGGCCGCCGTTGATGCAGTGCTCCTGGCGCAACCCGAAACGGAGTATGTTTTCACCACCGCTGGGGGCGCGCTTTTTAGCAATATTACGGTGAACAATGCCCTGCGGGGATCAAGCACCATTACCCTCAAACCCGGAACAGATGTGGCGAGCTACGTCGGTCGAGTCAATGGCGAACTAAACAAAAATATACGGGCGATCGGCACTTCTATTTTTATGCGTCCGGGAACAGTGCGGGGCTTATTTCTGAGTAATTCCCCCACGCGGGATGATATCGATTTAGTTTTACAGGGAACAGACATTAAAACGCTGGATCGCGCTGGCGAAATTGTCCTCGCAGCCCTTGGCGAACGGGCAACCCTCGCTCGCTATGAACCCGATGCTGCGCCTCCCCAACCAGAAGTCCAAATCATCCCCGATTGGCAACGGGCAACCACCCTAGGCCTCACGGCTTCAGAAATTGGTGACACCATTCAAACGGCTCTCGACGGCTCTGTGCCGACTCAACTACAGCGGGGCGATCGCCTCGTCGATGTTCGCGTTCAGCTGCAACCCCAAACGATCCAGCAACCCTCCCAACTGCGAAGCATTCCACTCTTTACCGACAGTCAAAAATTGGTGAAATTAGGCGATCTAGCGACCATTAGTCAGGGCGATGCCCCCGGCGAAATCCAGCGCATTAACCAGCGACAAATTTTACTCATCGAAGGTAGCCTCAGCGAAGGAGCGAGTTTGAGCGATGCTTTGGCAGAATTAGACAACATTTTTGCAGATTTAGCATTACCAGAGGGCATATCCCGTCTCCCTAGTTCCGCTGGCGAAACGAATCGACAGTTACAGTTAGCTTTAAAAGTATTGGGCGCAATGGCGGCATTTCTCGTATTTGTGGTGATGGCAGTGCAATATAACTCCCTCATTGATCCCTTGGTCATTATGCTGACTGTACCACTGGCTCTCGCTGGGGGCATTTTAGGGCTTTTTGTCACAGAGACGGCGATCGGTGCAACGGTAATCGTGGGAGTCGTTTTACTAGTCGGTATTGTCGTCAATAACGCCATCATTATGGTGGAGCTCGCGAACCAAATCCGGGAACGCGATCGCCTCAGTTATCGCGCGGCAATTTTAGAAGCTGCTCCCCAACGACTCCGCCCAATTTTGATGACCACCATTACGACAGTATTAGGTCTATTTCCCTTGGCATTAGGCATTGGAGAAGGCTCAGAATTTTTGCAGCCATTGGGAATCGTCGTATTTTCGGGTTTGTCCCTTGCCACCGTGTTGACGCTATTTATTATCCCTTGTCTTTATGTATTGCTTCACAGCTTTGGTCGTCCCCGTAAGCGTAAACCGCAACCTGTTTCTGTAGGAGAAGAGCTGCCGATAAAAGTTTGACCTCAAGGTGACTGATGATGGTTCCCGAACCCTTAGGCAGCAGCAGTTTACCGTGGTAAACCCTACCAAAGTTAATGAAAAATACTATGTCTTTTGAACGGAGAGAGAGGGATTCGAACCCTCGGAGCCGCTTACGCAACTCAACACATTAGCAATGTGTCGCTTTCGACCACTCAGCCATCTCTCCAAAGCCAACGCTAAACGATTTTAGCAGAAGAATAAAAAAAAGGCTAACCTGAAATCAAGATTTTTTTAATAATAAAACTATGGGTCTTTTCAGTGATGTTGGTCGCTTTTTCGAAACACGTTTGGAGGAATTTTTAAAGAATCATCCCCACCTCGAATTACAGGCGATCGCCGAGCAGTTGGGAGAACAAGAACGCGAAGCAATGCGTCTCAACCGAGACCTCGAGTTACAGTTAGAGCAAATCGAACAAAGCCTGACCCAAGTCGCCAAGGATATTCAGCATTGGCACAAGCGGGGACAACAGGCAGAAGCTGGCGGCAGGAAGGATTTAGCGGCAGCAGCAAAACAGCGGGAAGCAATGTTGT is part of the [Limnothrix rosea] IAM M-220 genome and encodes:
- a CDS encoding efflux RND transporter permease subunit, which gives rise to MATPPKVSLTTLAIRRHIGTLMLAIALIVVGFYSLFQIPVDLLPAISYPRIGVRADAPGVVPEVAVNEITRPLEEALAATEGVTQIFSQTREGRISIDLFFDAGADVDQALNDATATLNRARSSLPDTIEQPRLFRFDPSQLPIYEMALTSSILQPVDLRIFADEELARELIRVPGVANVDVSGGVEEEVQVNLDLKRLQALGLDIADVLNALGDRNTDTSGGLLRGGESEALTRVIGKFSDADEIRNLPIQVGSNDNPQTITLQDVADINDGIAEQRLTVTLNGQPAVKVTVQKQPDANTIQVIDGVKAKLEELRESGLLTDDLEMTATLDESRFIRNSIQNVAIAGLSGATLAAIAVFFFLGSLRQTLIIVLAIPLATLTAIILMRLFNLSLNVFSLGGLALGVGIVVDNSIVMLENIAKGVSPTQERNGSRGKLRRNVERSSQELESALLASTTTNLVSVLPFLLVGGFLALIFSELILTISFAVAASLIIALTIVPSLSARLLTMRTSSNLKNTPPIRLFGQGLEKLTANYSKLLHWVVDRKIFVIVGAIAIFGGSSFFMVGQLPQEILPSINTGLAGLFVRFPVGTTVEENRKVMAAVDAVLLAQPETEYVFTTAGGALFSNITVNNALRGSSTITLKPGTDVASYVGRVNGELNKNIRAIGTSIFMRPGTVRGLFLSNSPTRDDIDLVLQGTDIKTLDRAGEIVLAALGERATLARYEPDAAPPQPEVQIIPDWQRATTLGLTASEIGDTIQTALDGSVPTQLQRGDRLVDVRVQLQPQTIQQPSQLRSIPLFTDSQKLVKLGDLATISQGDAPGEIQRINQRQILLIEGSLSEGASLSDALAELDNIFADLALPEGISRLPSSAGETNRQLQLALKVLGAMAAFLVFVVMAVQYNSLIDPLVIMLTVPLALAGGILGLFVTETAIGATVIVGVVLLVGIVVNNAIIMVELANQIRERDRLSYRAAILEAAPQRLRPILMTTITTVLGLFPLALGIGEGSEFLQPLGIVVFSGLSLATVLTLFIIPCLYVLLHSFGRPRKRKPQPVSVGEELPIKV
- a CDS encoding TIGR04376 family protein, with the translated sequence MGLFSDVGRFFETRLEEFLKNHPHLELQAIAEQLGEQEREAMRLNRDLELQLEQIEQSLTQVAKDIQHWHKRGQQAEAGGRKDLAAAAKQREAMLLRDGNQLWGKMQGTKKRIEQAKSLLIQLQNKRQEVKAKMEELQASQQAQNNYDTSWENLTGDRPPTAASDPLESKFQQWEMDEQIRQMKQKMGK